A DNA window from Setaria viridis chromosome 2, Setaria_viridis_v4.0, whole genome shotgun sequence contains the following coding sequences:
- the LOC117843611 gene encoding glucose-6-phosphate isomerase 1, chloroplastic, translating to MASISGAAAPPSSAACRLRLRRHLLLRPSHLRLRAPHSIADLSRSSSSSDSAPTPARPLGSRAENGSGGCRAVEKDPIKLWERYVEWLYQHKELGLFVDVSRMGFTEEFLQQMEPRMQRAFAAMRDLEKGAIANPDEGRMVGHYWLRNPALAPNSWLRDKIETALDSILAFSQDVVSGKIQSPSGRFTSILSIGIGGSALGPQFVAEALAPDNPPLKIRFIDNTDPAGIDHQIAQLGPELATTLVIVISKSGGTPETRNGLLEVQKAFRDAGLEFSKQGVAITQEKSLLDNTARIEGWLARFPMFDWVGGRTSEMSAVGLLPAALQGIDIKEMLVGAALMDEETRNTVVKENPAALLALCWYWASEGIGNKDMVVLPYKDSLLLLSRYLQQLVMESLGKEFDLDGNRVNQGLTVYGNKGSTDQHAYIQQLREGVHNFFVTFIEVLRDRPPGHDWELEPGVTCGDYLFGMLQGTRSALYANDRESISVTVQEVTPRAVGALVALYERAVGIYASLVNINAYHQPGVEAGKKAAGEVLALQKRVLIVLNEATCKDPAEPLTLDEIADRCHCPEDIEMIYKIIQHMAANDRAIIAEGSCGSPRSVKVYLGECIVDEDMQAA from the exons ATGGCGTCCatctccggcgcggcggcgccgccctcgtCCGCCGCGtgccggctgcggctgcggcggcacctcctgctccgcccctcccacctccgcctccgcgcgccCCACTCCATCGCCGACCTCTCCCGCTCGTCCAGCTCCTCCGACTCCGCCCCGACCCCGGCCCGGCCGCTGGGCTCCAGGGCGGAgaacggcagcggcggctgccGCGCGGTGGAGAAGGACCCAATCAAGCTGTGGGAGCGCTACGTCGAGTGGCTCTACCAGCACAAGGAACTCGGCCTCTTCGTCGACGTCAGCCGGATGGGGTTCACGGAGGAGTTCCTGCAGCAGATGGAGCCGCGGATGCAGCGCGCCTTCGCCGCCATGCGGGACCTCGAGAAGGGcgccatcgccaaccccgacgaGGGCCGCATGGTGGGGCACTACTGGCTCCGCAACCCGGCCCTCGCGCCCAACTCCTGGCTGCGCGACAAGATCGAGACCGCGCTCGACAGCATCCTCGCCTTCTCCCAAGACGTCGTCTCTGGCAAG ATTCAATCCCCATCTGGTCGTTTCACTTCAATCCTGTCTATAGGAATCGGAGGATCAGCTTTGGGCCCTCAATTTGTCGCTGAGGCACTTGCACCTGATAACCCCCCACTGAAG ATAAGGTTTATTGACAACACCGATCCTGCTGGGATTGATCATCAAATTGCTCAACTAGGACCTGAACTTGCGACTACTCTTGTAATTGTCATTTCTAAG AGTGGCGGCACACCTGAAACCCGCAATGGTCTGCTGGAAGTACAGAAAGCCTTCCGAGATGCGGGGCTGGAATTCTCAAAACAG GGTGTTGCAATTACTCAAGAAAAATCTCTGTTGGATAATACTGCCAGAATAGAGGGATGGTTAGCTCGGTTTCCTATGTTTGACTGGGTTGGTGGGAGAACTTCGGAAATGTCAGCTGTGGGTTTACTTCCAGCTGCATTGCAG GGTATTGATATCAAGGAAATGCTTGTTGGCGCAGCTTTGATGGATGAGGAAACCAGGAACACTGTG GTTAAAGAAAATCCAGCAGCATTGCTTGCATTATGTTGGTACTGGGCATCAGAAGGGATAGGCAATAAG GATATGGTTGTACTTCCTTACAAGGATAGTTTGCTACTTTTGAGTAGATATTTGCAGCAACTTGTCATGGAATCCCTCGGGAAAGAATTCGACCTGGATGGCAATCGG GTTAATCAAGGGCTAACTGTATATGGTAACAAAGGAAGCACTGACCAGCACGC TTACATTCAGCAGCTGAGAGAAGGTGTACATAACTTCTTTGTTACTTTTATCGAGGTCTTGCGAGACAGGCCTCCTGGTCATGATTGGGAGCTTGAACCTGGAGTCACATGCGGTGACTATTTGTTTGGGATGTTGCAG GGAACTCGCTCTGCTCTTTATGCAAACGACCGGGAATCTATCTCCGTTACGGTTCAAGAAGTAACTCCTAGAGCTGTTGGTGCACTGGTTGCACTTTATGAACGTGCTGTGGGGATTTATGCTTCTTTGGTAAATATCAATGCCTATCATCAACCTG GTGTTGAGGCTGGTAAAAAGGCAGCTGGAGAAGTATTGGCACTTCAGAAAAGAGTGCTGATTGTATTAAATGAGGCCAC CTGCAAGGACCCTGCTGAGCCATTGACCCTAGATGAAATCGCAGATCGCTGTCATTGCCCTGAAGAT ATTGAGATGATCTACAAAATAATACAGCACATGGCTGCGAACGACAGAGCGATTATAGCAGAAGGCAGCTGTGGTTCACCTCGGAGCGTCAAGGTTTATCTCGGAGAATGCATTGTAGATGAAGACATGCAGGCTGCATAG
- the LOC117843613 gene encoding protein CURVATURE THYLAKOID 1D, chloroplastic has product MALTARAALVRVLPPRPSPTSQLKQGLGGRGRASLAVRVKDSDDYGALLSEKPAAPAKRDGWEGFGRGVTSAAEEEKEEEAQSEPASWDVLNQIGVELDSDKSYSALVYGTSALVAIWISSIVVSALDSVPLVPQVMEVVGLGFTIWFTSRYLIFKENRDELITRVSSIKKQILGSHEN; this is encoded by the exons ATGGCTCTCACCGCTCGCGCCGCGCTCGTGCGCGTCCTCCCTCCGCGACCCTCACCGACCTCGCAGCTCAAGCAAG GTttaggcggccgcggccgggccTCGCTCGCCGTGCGGGTGAAGGACTCCGACGACTACGGGGCCCTGCTCTCGGAGAagcccgcggcgccggcgaagcgGGACGGGTGGGAGGGGTTTGGCCGGGGCGTGACCagtgcggcggaggaggagaaggaagaggaagcgCAGAGCGAGCCGGCCTCGTGGGATGTGCTCAACCAGATCGGCGTCGAG TTGGACTCTGACAAATCATATTCCGCCCTCGTATATGGCACATCTGCTCTTGTTGCAATTTGGATATCATCAATTGTGGTTTCTGCACTTGACTCAGTCCCTCTG GTTCCTCAGGTGATGGAAGTTGTTGGCCTTGGCTTCACAATTTGGTTCACATCAAGATATCTGATATTTAAG GAGAACCGTGATGAACTTATCACCAGAGTTAGCTCCATCAAGAAGCAAATATTAGGGTCTCATGAAAACTGA